From a region of the Bradyrhizobium diazoefficiens genome:
- a CDS encoding N-acetyltransferase — MTAFRKPQIALTSKAAPFAIRNERAGDVAMREALLDACFGEDRLGRTCQRLRDGRAPAAGLALAAVREGKLVGTVRLWHVSAGGRPALVLGPLAVDPACRELGIGAALMHQALAAARARGHAAVILLGDAPYYARFGFSAEKTGALSLPGPFERDRLLAIEFSEGALDGAEGMIVPTGAALPKRRAVRALHAHAA, encoded by the coding sequence ATGACTGCTTTTCGGAAGCCACAGATCGCCCTCACCTCGAAAGCCGCTCCGTTCGCGATCCGCAACGAGCGTGCTGGCGACGTCGCGATGCGTGAAGCGCTGCTCGATGCCTGCTTTGGCGAAGACCGCCTTGGCCGCACCTGCCAGCGCCTGCGCGACGGACGCGCACCCGCTGCCGGCCTCGCGCTGGCCGCCGTGCGCGAGGGAAAACTCGTGGGTACCGTGCGGCTGTGGCACGTCAGCGCCGGAGGCAGGCCCGCTCTGGTCCTCGGACCGCTGGCGGTCGATCCTGCCTGCCGCGAGCTCGGGATCGGCGCCGCGCTGATGCATCAAGCGCTGGCCGCCGCCCGGGCGCGCGGGCATGCCGCCGTGATCCTGCTCGGCGATGCCCCCTATTACGCCCGCTTCGGCTTCTCGGCGGAGAAGACCGGCGCGCTGTCGCTGCCAGGCCCATTCGAACGCGACCGCCTGCTGGCAATCGAGTTCTCGGAAGGCGCGCTCGACGGTGCCGAAGGGATGATCGTGCCGACCGGCGCGGCCCTGCCCAAACGGAGGGCGGTTCGCGCCCTCCACGCGCACGCGGCGTAA
- a CDS encoding RidA family protein, whose translation MSRRLISTGSPFEKTAGYSRAVIDGEFAFVAGTTGYDYTTMTMPADVTSQSRNCFKTIEAALKEGGFEMADIVRVTYYLTDINDADAHFAVCGEVLGGIRPAATLLVVSALYKPEMKIEIEATAKRRGA comes from the coding sequence ATGTCCCGTCGCCTGATTTCCACCGGCTCCCCCTTCGAGAAGACCGCCGGCTACAGCCGCGCCGTGATCGATGGCGAATTCGCCTTCGTCGCAGGAACCACCGGCTATGACTACACGACGATGACGATGCCGGCCGATGTCACGAGCCAGTCACGCAACTGCTTCAAGACCATCGAAGCTGCCCTGAAGGAGGGTGGTTTCGAGATGGCCGACATCGTCCGCGTGACGTACTACCTCACCGACATCAACGATGCGGACGCCCATTTCGCCGTCTGCGGCGAAGTCCTCGGCGGCATCCGCCCTGCCGCAACGCTTCTCGTCGTCTCGGCGCTCTACAAGCCCGAGATGAAGATCGAGATCGAAGCCACTGCGAAGCGCCGCGGCGCCTGA